Proteins encoded by one window of Martelella endophytica:
- a CDS encoding ABC transporter ATP-binding protein: MLDQVKMPPERLLQLDDVEVAFKTRDGLVTAVNGVNYHVNRGEVLGIVGESGSGKSVTVRAIMRLLAKNAREGDGTIRFNPDGETEYRLDGVARDSRLMRRLRGGKIGMVFQEPMTALSPVHSIGTQIMRTVMLHRRVGKEEARARAIDLLARVQLPQPERLVDSYPHQLSGGMRQRAMIALALACDPALLIADEPTTALDVTTEAQILELLKSLQQELGMAIIFITHNFGVVADIADRVAVMYLGRVVETGLVDDIFYNPQHPYTRALLGSIPRLGQQKQRRLKVIKGSVPDPYNIPSGCVFHTRCDYADPSICAAKAPPRIPFPRGQEALCHFAGNLPEGGQ, from the coding sequence ATGCTGGACCAAGTCAAAATGCCGCCGGAACGGCTTCTGCAGCTCGATGATGTCGAGGTTGCATTCAAGACCCGCGACGGGCTGGTGACCGCCGTCAACGGCGTCAACTATCACGTCAACCGCGGCGAGGTTCTCGGCATCGTCGGCGAAAGCGGCTCGGGCAAATCGGTGACGGTGCGGGCCATCATGCGGCTTCTGGCGAAGAATGCGCGCGAAGGGGACGGCACGATCCGCTTCAATCCGGACGGCGAGACCGAATATCGCCTCGATGGTGTTGCCCGCGATAGCCGGCTGATGCGCCGCTTGCGCGGTGGCAAGATCGGCATGGTGTTCCAGGAGCCGATGACGGCGCTCTCGCCGGTGCATTCGATCGGCACCCAGATCATGCGCACGGTGATGCTGCACCGGCGTGTCGGCAAGGAAGAGGCCCGCGCCCGCGCGATCGATCTTCTGGCGCGCGTGCAGCTCCCCCAGCCGGAGCGGCTTGTCGACAGCTATCCGCACCAGCTTTCCGGCGGCATGCGCCAGCGCGCGATGATCGCGCTCGCGCTTGCCTGCGACCCGGCGCTCCTGATTGCCGACGAGCCGACCACGGCGCTCGACGTGACCACCGAGGCGCAGATCCTCGAACTGCTGAAATCGCTGCAGCAGGAACTGGGCATGGCGATCATCTTCATCACCCACAATTTCGGCGTTGTCGCCGATATCGCTGATCGGGTGGCGGTGATGTATCTCGGCCGTGTGGTCGAGACCGGGCTTGTCGATGACATTTTCTACAATCCGCAGCATCCCTACACCCGGGCACTGCTTGGCTCGATCCCGCGTCTCGGCCAGCAGAAGCAGCGGCGCCTCAAGGTCATCAAGGGCTCCGTGCCGGATCCCTACAACATCCCGTCCGGCTGTGTGTTCCACACCCGTTGCGATTATGCCGATCCGTCCATCTGCGCCGCCAAGGCGCCGCCCCGCATTCCCTTTCCGCGCGGCCAGGAGGCGCTCTGTCACTTCGCCGGAAACCTGCCGGAGGGCGGACAATGA
- a CDS encoding ABC transporter ATP-binding protein, whose product MNEMKTMPDDALISVRGLKKHFVVKGGKKGRELKVLRAVDDVTFDIRKGETFGLVGESGSGKSTVARLILRAYGLTEGEILFRSEEGGVIDISAMGDKELRPVRREMQMIFQDPYSSLNPRMTLLELIGEPMVVHGYTKEQIAKRVAELLSFVGLRPEYASRYPHAFSGGQRQRIGIARALALSPAFIAADEAVSALDVSVAAQNINLLQDLQEQFHLTYLFITHDLGMVEHISDRIAVMYLGQIVELGETDSLFARPRHPYTEALLRAVPQPDPRKRSTEKRGVLKGEVPDASEPPSGCAFHPRCAYATERCSAEKPALREVAGRQVRCHYAETLELQGVGE is encoded by the coding sequence ATGAACGAGATGAAGACCATGCCGGATGACGCGCTGATTTCGGTGCGCGGCCTGAAGAAGCATTTCGTTGTGAAGGGCGGCAAGAAGGGCCGCGAGCTGAAGGTGCTGCGCGCCGTCGACGATGTCACCTTCGATATCAGGAAGGGTGAGACCTTCGGCCTTGTCGGCGAGAGCGGTTCGGGCAAATCCACCGTCGCGCGGCTCATCCTCAGGGCTTATGGCCTGACGGAAGGGGAGATCCTGTTTCGCAGCGAGGAAGGCGGCGTCATCGACATCTCGGCGATGGGGGACAAGGAACTGCGCCCGGTCCGCCGCGAAATGCAGATGATCTTCCAGGATCCCTATTCCTCGCTCAATCCGCGCATGACGCTGCTGGAACTCATCGGCGAACCGATGGTCGTCCATGGTTACACCAAGGAGCAGATTGCCAAGCGCGTTGCGGAACTCCTCTCCTTCGTCGGGCTGCGCCCGGAATATGCCTCGCGCTATCCGCATGCGTTTTCCGGCGGTCAGCGGCAGCGTATCGGCATCGCGCGCGCTCTGGCGCTTTCGCCCGCCTTCATTGCCGCCGACGAAGCGGTCTCGGCGCTCGATGTCTCGGTCGCCGCCCAGAACATCAACCTCCTGCAGGACCTGCAGGAGCAGTTTCACCTCACCTATCTGTTCATCACCCACGATCTCGGCATGGTCGAGCACATTTCGGACCGCATCGCCGTCATGTATCTCGGCCAGATCGTCGAGCTCGGGGAGACGGACAGCCTGTTTGCACGGCCGCGCCATCCCTATACGGAAGCCCTCCTGCGTGCCGTGCCGCAGCCGGACCCGCGCAAGCGCTCCACCGAAAAGCGCGGTGTGCTCAAGGGCGAAGTTCCCGACGCCTCCGAGCCGCCTTCCGGCTGCGCCTTTCATCCTCGCTGCGCCTATGCGACGGAACGCTGCAGCGCTGAAAAGCCTGCTCTTCGCGAGGTCGCCGGGCGGCAGGTCCGCTGTCACTACGCAGAGACACTGGAATTGCAGGGAGTGGGCGAATGA
- a CDS encoding alpha-mannosidase, whose protein sequence is MADFAFREAPPSERARMLAGPEPDWEAVTPDTVWGEPQSYFWFAGRVRIPEELSGKRLCLGVEAMFGRVMGRSDPQCLVRINGEIVQGADYNHREILLTKSARGGEVFDIMIEAGTIESRRQLGFAGRILIHDTEAEALYYDLRAPLDVAKHLDIHDHRRDFILKTVYQAINAVDLRAGNSRRFSESLAAARATAAKIYEAADTEIAPHITVTGHTHIDVAWLWRIRETRQKMARSMATALHLMSEYPEYRFMYNQGLLLDYLEQDYPALFEGIREQQQVGRFEIEGALWLEPDANVTGGESLVRHVLRGVRYHEQTFGVRPRVLWLPDTFGYSAAFPQIMKLAGLSVFVTHKMSWNDTNKMPSETFFWQGIDGTQAPTYFLTTQPADATSINTTYCPDLKASHVMGTWRRYAEKQANDELFLVYGFGDGGGGPTREMLEHIRRMERGIPGCPRVSQGFMGPVLDRIVARMHGNPADYPVWVGELYLEFHRGTFTSVAKVKRNNRRAEAMLRELETLASLAWFSGAADYPGEELAALWDIALLNQFHDILPGSSIGLVYDDSDEDYATFFGRAEVLRQSLAGALAGEGEMLAVNPFAQAAGGLAMLASDEPVTVAGRASQTVIAADGARLQAVPVEPVPGLAAARLPVVPATAAASGNGSLEVTSERLENDRVRAAFDDRGRLVSLIDKVSGRECLKSGEAGNRLQAFRDLPAQYDAWDIDRTFEDQVFEIDNLVSAEVVETGPYRAAIRFEWAYEASRIVQVASLEADGGVLAFDTSIDWHEHNTLVKAAFPLAVRAAESEAEIQFGHVSRPTHANTSWDRARFESPMHRWVSLSEPGFGVAFLNDCKYGYDARGTTLRLTLLRSPTYPWPEADQGEHRFRYGIMPHHGIDGSAVSMAAEAFNHPLNLIAGKGAGAAGVIAPPLAVDNPAIAVEAVKRAEDGDGLVVRLWERHGAQQTTAIAFSAEIVDVTEVDLMEEAPVALPLEGGEARLTFAPFEIKTLRLRRSAERRPG, encoded by the coding sequence ATGGCGGACTTCGCTTTCCGTGAGGCCCCGCCATCGGAACGGGCGCGGATGCTCGCCGGCCCGGAGCCGGACTGGGAGGCGGTGACGCCGGACACGGTCTGGGGTGAACCGCAGAGCTATTTCTGGTTTGCGGGCAGAGTGCGCATTCCCGAAGAGCTCTCCGGCAAAAGGCTTTGCCTCGGCGTCGAGGCCATGTTCGGTCGGGTGATGGGGCGTTCGGATCCGCAGTGCCTGGTGCGCATCAACGGCGAAATCGTTCAGGGTGCCGACTACAATCACCGCGAAATCCTGCTGACGAAATCCGCGCGGGGTGGCGAGGTCTTCGACATCATGATCGAAGCCGGCACCATCGAGAGCCGGCGCCAGCTCGGCTTTGCCGGCCGTATCCTGATCCACGATACCGAGGCCGAGGCGCTCTACTACGATCTTCGCGCACCGCTCGATGTGGCGAAGCATCTCGACATTCACGACCACCGCCGCGATTTCATCCTGAAGACGGTCTATCAGGCGATCAACGCCGTCGATCTGAGGGCCGGCAATTCCCGGCGTTTCTCGGAGAGCCTTGCGGCTGCGCGGGCAACTGCCGCGAAGATCTACGAGGCTGCCGATACCGAGATCGCGCCGCATATCACCGTCACCGGCCACACCCATATCGACGTCGCCTGGCTCTGGCGCATCCGCGAGACGCGGCAGAAGATGGCGCGGTCGATGGCGACGGCGCTGCATCTGATGTCGGAATATCCGGAATACAGGTTCATGTACAATCAGGGCCTGCTGCTCGACTATCTTGAGCAGGACTATCCCGCGCTGTTCGAAGGCATCAGAGAGCAGCAGCAGGTCGGCAGGTTCGAGATCGAAGGTGCGCTGTGGCTGGAGCCGGACGCCAACGTGACCGGCGGTGAATCGCTCGTCCGCCACGTGCTGCGCGGCGTGCGCTACCACGAGCAGACGTTTGGCGTGCGCCCGCGCGTGCTGTGGCTGCCGGATACGTTCGGTTATTCCGCCGCCTTCCCGCAGATCATGAAGCTTGCCGGGCTTTCGGTGTTCGTCACCCACAAGATGTCCTGGAACGACACCAACAAGATGCCGAGCGAGACCTTCTTCTGGCAGGGGATCGATGGCACACAGGCGCCGACCTATTTCCTCACCACTCAGCCGGCTGACGCTACCTCGATCAATACGACCTATTGCCCGGACCTCAAGGCCAGCCATGTGATGGGCACCTGGCGCCGCTATGCCGAGAAACAGGCGAATGACGAACTGTTCCTGGTCTATGGCTTCGGCGATGGCGGTGGCGGCCCGACGCGGGAAATGCTGGAACATATCCGCCGCATGGAACGCGGCATTCCCGGTTGCCCGCGCGTGTCGCAGGGCTTCATGGGGCCGGTTCTGGATCGCATCGTCGCGCGCATGCATGGGAACCCTGCAGACTATCCTGTCTGGGTCGGTGAGCTCTATCTCGAATTCCACCGCGGCACCTTCACCTCGGTCGCCAAGGTCAAGCGCAACAACCGTCGGGCGGAAGCGATGCTGCGGGAGCTCGAAACACTCGCAAGCCTCGCCTGGTTCTCCGGCGCTGCGGACTATCCCGGCGAGGAGCTTGCCGCCCTCTGGGATATCGCGCTCCTGAACCAGTTCCACGATATCCTGCCCGGCTCCTCGATCGGCCTCGTCTATGACGACAGCGACGAGGACTATGCGACCTTCTTCGGGCGGGCCGAAGTGCTGCGGCAAAGCCTTGCGGGTGCGCTGGCAGGCGAGGGCGAGATGCTCGCCGTCAATCCCTTCGCGCAGGCCGCCGGCGGGCTGGCGATGCTGGCCTCCGATGAGCCGGTGACGGTTGCGGGGCGGGCGTCGCAGACAGTCATCGCGGCGGACGGCGCCCGGCTTCAGGCCGTGCCGGTCGAACCAGTGCCGGGGCTTGCTGCGGCGCGGCTGCCGGTTGTGCCGGCAACGGCGGCAGCGTCCGGCAACGGGTCGCTGGAGGTCACATCCGAGCGTCTTGAAAACGACCGGGTCCGTGCGGCCTTTGATGACAGAGGGCGGCTGGTTTCTCTGATCGACAAGGTGTCGGGCCGCGAATGCCTCAAGTCCGGCGAGGCCGGCAACCGGCTTCAGGCCTTCCGCGACCTGCCGGCGCAATATGATGCCTGGGATATCGACCGCACCTTCGAGGATCAGGTTTTCGAAATCGACAATCTTGTCAGCGCGGAAGTGGTCGAGACCGGGCCATATCGCGCCGCCATCCGCTTCGAATGGGCTTATGAGGCATCGCGCATCGTTCAGGTGGCTTCGCTTGAGGCTGACGGCGGCGTGCTCGCCTTCGACACATCCATCGACTGGCACGAGCACAACACGCTGGTGAAGGCAGCCTTTCCGCTTGCGGTGCGCGCGGCGGAGAGCGAGGCAGAGATCCAGTTCGGACATGTCTCGCGCCCGACCCACGCCAATACCAGCTGGGACCGTGCTCGCTTCGAAAGCCCGATGCATCGCTGGGTTTCGCTGTCAGAGCCCGGTTTCGGCGTGGCGTTCCTTAACGACTGCAAATACGGCTATGACGCCCGCGGCACGACGCTGCGGCTGACCCTGCTGCGCTCGCCGACCTATCCGTGGCCGGAAGCCGATCAGGGCGAGCACCGCTTCCGCTACGGCATCATGCCACATCACGGCATTGATGGTTCGGCCGTGTCGATGGCGGCGGAAGCGTTCAATCATCCGCTGAACCTGATTGCGGGCAAGGGCGCCGGCGCTGCGGGCGTGATTGCGCCGCCGCTTGCGGTCGACAATCCGGCGATTGCCGTGGAAGCGGTGAAGCGGGCCGAGGATGGCGATGGCCTTGTCGTGCGGCTCTGGGAACGGCACGGCGCGCAGCAGACAACTGCGATTGCCTTTTCAGCGGAGATTGTTGACGTGACCGAGGTCGATCTCATGGAAGAGGCGCCTGTCGCTCTGCCGCTTGAGGGGGGAGAGGCAAGGCTCACCTTCGCGCCGTTCGAGATCAAGACGCTGAGGCTGAGGCGTTCCGCCGAAAGGAGACCTGGATGA
- a CDS encoding ABC transporter permease gives MTYETTVYAEENELANAEQTIYTANSWKLMWWRFRQHRLAVVSLAFLVLAYLVAIFAEIVAPYAPDSIERLETFVPPRLVRVVHDGSLTRPFVYELKRTRDPETARVTYVADTSKPLPIKFFVHGEKYKFWGIWKADLHLFGIDAKRQKINLLGTDSLGRDLFSRLVYGARVTLSAGLIGVFFAFVLGIFFGSISGYYGGFADTAIQRMMEFIRSVPTIPLWMGLAAALPISWNPLFVYVLITLILALIGWTHLARVVRGRFLSLKSEDYVMAARLAGASEYRVITKHMLPAMTSYIIAAMTLAVPEMILGETALSFLGLGLRPPVVSWGVLLQDAQNLRSISLAPWLLAPGLAVVAVVLAFNFLGDGLRDAADPYGQ, from the coding sequence ATGACCTATGAAACGACCGTCTACGCGGAAGAAAACGAGCTCGCCAACGCCGAGCAGACCATCTACACCGCCAATTCCTGGAAGCTGATGTGGTGGCGGTTTCGCCAGCATCGGCTGGCGGTGGTGTCGCTGGCTTTCCTCGTGCTCGCCTACCTCGTCGCCATCTTCGCCGAGATCGTCGCGCCCTATGCGCCGGATTCGATCGAGCGGCTGGAGACCTTCGTGCCGCCGCGTCTGGTTCGGGTCGTCCACGACGGTTCGCTAACGCGGCCCTTCGTCTACGAGCTGAAGCGCACCCGTGATCCGGAGACCGCCCGCGTCACCTATGTCGCCGACACCAGCAAACCGTTGCCGATCAAGTTCTTCGTCCATGGCGAGAAATACAAGTTCTGGGGCATCTGGAAGGCCGATCTGCATCTCTTCGGCATTGATGCCAAGCGCCAGAAGATCAACCTTCTCGGCACGGATTCGCTCGGCCGCGACCTGTTCTCGCGTCTCGTCTACGGCGCAAGGGTGACGCTTTCGGCGGGGCTCATCGGGGTGTTCTTCGCCTTCGTGCTCGGTATCTTCTTCGGCTCGATCTCCGGCTATTACGGCGGCTTCGCCGACACCGCGATCCAGCGGATGATGGAATTCATCCGATCGGTGCCGACGATCCCCTTGTGGATGGGCCTTGCCGCAGCGCTGCCGATCTCGTGGAACCCGCTTTTCGTCTACGTGCTGATCACGCTGATCCTGGCGCTGATCGGCTGGACCCATCTCGCCCGCGTCGTGCGCGGCCGGTTCCTGTCGCTGAAGTCGGAGGATTATGTGATGGCGGCGCGGCTTGCCGGTGCCTCGGAATACCGGGTCATCACCAAGCACATGCTGCCGGCAATGACCTCCTACATCATCGCGGCGATGACGCTCGCCGTGCCGGAGATGATCCTCGGCGAGACGGCGCTGTCCTTCCTCGGGCTTGGGCTCAGGCCGCCGGTCGTCTCCTGGGGCGTGCTGCTGCAGGATGCGCAGAACCTCCGCTCGATTTCGCTCGCCCCATGGCTGCTTGCACCCGGTCTTGCCGTGGTCGCGGTCGTGCTGGCTTTCAATTTCCTCGGTGACGGCCTGCGCGATGCGGCCGATCCCTACGGACAATAG
- a CDS encoding LacI family DNA-binding transcriptional regulator — MSKGEKVGMRDVSERAGVAISTVSHVLNGTAPISEEVRARVLDAARELGYLARRTARASVNAVNKVLLAVPQDALPDSDVNLVSWTILNALTRDCEARGVRLVPFTLSREDPVEAVDMAARAAKADGIIVINDDRSALLDAIGRSGMPAVLINGEDPNMHIDSVTPGNRFAAQKATKLLIDKGHRRIIHLTWRGRKTVDRRLDGFLDAFRDAGLPEEGAIVVMARGFEPQHGDEALAEWMETHPDLDGATALFCAADNLAFGAIRALKRAGKRVPEDISVMGFDGVALGELHQPPLTTVLIPLEQFGPTALDLLEARAKNGQTPRAAHRVELGCEVVLRDSIAVPKG; from the coding sequence ATGAGCAAGGGTGAGAAGGTTGGCATGCGCGATGTTTCCGAGCGTGCCGGTGTCGCGATTTCCACCGTCTCGCACGTGCTGAACGGCACGGCGCCGATCTCCGAGGAGGTGCGTGCCCGCGTGCTCGATGCCGCCCGTGAGCTTGGCTATCTTGCCCGGCGCACCGCGCGTGCCTCGGTCAACGCCGTCAACAAGGTGCTCCTGGCAGTGCCGCAGGACGCGCTGCCGGACAGCGACGTCAACCTCGTCTCCTGGACCATCCTCAACGCGCTGACGCGCGACTGCGAGGCGCGTGGCGTGCGTCTTGTGCCCTTCACACTGAGCCGCGAGGATCCGGTGGAGGCCGTCGATATGGCGGCAAGGGCGGCGAAGGCCGATGGTATCATCGTCATCAATGACGACCGCAGCGCGTTGCTTGATGCGATCGGCCGCTCCGGCATGCCCGCTGTCCTCATCAACGGCGAGGATCCGAACATGCATATCGACAGCGTCACGCCCGGCAACCGCTTCGCCGCGCAGAAGGCGACGAAGCTCCTGATCGACAAGGGGCACCGCCGCATCATCCATCTCACCTGGCGCGGCCGCAAGACCGTCGACCGGCGTCTAGACGGCTTCCTCGACGCGTTCCGCGATGCCGGTTTGCCGGAAGAGGGCGCAATCGTCGTCATGGCGCGCGGCTTCGAACCGCAGCATGGCGACGAGGCGCTGGCGGAATGGATGGAGACACATCCCGATCTCGACGGTGCGACCGCGCTGTTCTGCGCCGCCGACAATCTCGCCTTCGGCGCGATCCGGGCGCTGAAGCGGGCCGGCAAGCGCGTGCCGGAGGATATTTCGGTGATGGGCTTCGATGGCGTGGCGCTCGGCGAGCTTCACCAGCCGCCACTGACGACGGTGCTGATTCCGCTCGAGCAGTTCGGGCCGACGGCGCTCGATCTTCTGGAGGCGCGGGCGAAAAACGGCCAGACGCCGCGCGCGGCGCATCGGGTCGAGCTCGGCTGCGAGGTGGTTCTGCGCGACAGCATTGCGGTGCCGAAGGGCTGA
- a CDS encoding ABC transporter permease, with product MANFLLRRILWAIPTLIVVSFISFIIIQLPPGDYVTAYAAELRNSGEYITAAQENAIRTQLGLNDPILVQYVRWIGNILLHGDFGQSFHWNAPVSDLIWSRLALTLLLSSLSLVFTWIIAIPIGVYSAQRQYSLLDYVFTIFGFLGKGIPDFLLALILMWIGFAWMNIDVGGLISPRFEGAPLSLSKVLNVLNHVWIPIVVLATGGAAGLIRVMRANMLDELGKPYVETAYAQGLSERQVVWGYPVRVALNPFISTVGWALPALFSGDVITAVVLNLPTTGPLMLQALKMQDMYLAGAFILILSVFTVIGTLLSDILLAWSDPRIRYA from the coding sequence ATGGCAAATTTCCTGTTGCGACGAATTCTGTGGGCGATCCCCACACTGATTGTCGTGTCCTTCATATCCTTCATCATCATCCAGCTTCCGCCCGGCGACTATGTCACAGCCTATGCCGCGGAGCTGCGCAACAGCGGTGAATACATCACCGCCGCGCAGGAGAATGCGATCCGCACCCAGCTCGGGCTCAACGATCCGATCCTTGTGCAATATGTCCGCTGGATCGGCAATATCCTGCTGCATGGCGATTTCGGCCAGTCGTTCCACTGGAACGCGCCGGTCTCCGACCTGATCTGGAGCCGGCTGGCGCTGACGTTGCTCTTGTCGTCGCTGTCGCTGGTGTTCACCTGGATCATCGCGATCCCGATCGGCGTCTATTCGGCGCAGCGTCAGTATTCGCTGCTCGACTACGTGTTCACCATCTTCGGCTTCCTCGGCAAGGGCATTCCGGACTTCCTGCTGGCGCTGATCCTGATGTGGATCGGCTTCGCATGGATGAACATCGATGTCGGCGGCCTGATCTCGCCGCGCTTCGAAGGTGCGCCGCTCAGCCTTTCGAAGGTCCTGAACGTGCTGAACCACGTCTGGATCCCGATTGTCGTGCTCGCAACCGGCGGCGCGGCGGGACTGATCCGCGTCATGCGTGCCAACATGCTCGATGAGCTCGGAAAACCCTATGTCGAGACCGCTTATGCACAGGGGCTCTCGGAACGCCAGGTGGTCTGGGGCTATCCGGTGCGCGTGGCGCTGAACCCGTTCATCTCGACGGTGGGCTGGGCGCTGCCGGCGCTGTTTTCAGGCGACGTCATCACCGCCGTCGTGCTGAACCTTCCGACCACCGGGCCGCTGATGCTGCAGGCGCTGAAGATGCAGGACATGTATCTCGCCGGCGCCTTCATCCTGATCCTCAGCGTGTTCACCGTCATCGGCACGCTGCTTTCCGACATCCTTCTCGCGTGGTCCGATCCGCGCATCCGTTACGCGTGA
- a CDS encoding ABC transporter substrate-binding protein, with amino-acid sequence MKLFLRSGSLAVALLASVSLAHAFQEAPMLKAEVDAGKLPPVDERLPADPMVVDAVEVGQYGGTWHRAYSGPGDRWGPTKLMEERVLKYVPDAEGNISLVPAYIESYSVNDDSTEFTFTLLDGMKWSDGEPVTTEDVEFWYNDVFLNKALTPTIDPTFSPGGVPMTLEVKDDRTFTIKFAQPYVYFLNILAKDSTGEPSLDRPSFLYPKHYLSQFNDHYANADELAKAAADHGVQRWSDLWGSKGPITSWWQNPELPVITAWKIETPAPANVVTMVRNPYYWAVDQDGNQLPYIDRIEHRLFDAADSFNLMIVQGQIDMQMRYVNTSDFTFYKENADKGGYHVGTSISANVWSFVPNLNTTDEQLNPLFNNADFRHALSVGIDRETINELGFAGLGEPRSVSPVSGSPYFNADWETHWTEYDPDLANELLDKVGLSERDADDYRLLPNGKRLQIVVEAYQDYAAPILEVAADYYKDIGIELLPRIIDRTQWDDNRDNNNFQIQYTPVDRLSVVSADPRNIMGNDSYAQQHYVWYSTEGESGIEPPADDPIRTIWSDWDKASVAGSVEDADAALNDMIGTFVDQGYVIGLVGEEKAPMIVKNDFMNVRNDLIQDDVTRGVGYAQPQQFWIKQGN; translated from the coding sequence ATGAAATTATTTTTACGGTCCGGTAGCCTTGCCGTTGCACTACTTGCCAGTGTCTCTCTGGCGCATGCCTTCCAGGAAGCGCCGATGCTGAAGGCCGAGGTCGACGCCGGCAAGTTGCCGCCGGTCGACGAGCGTCTGCCCGCTGACCCGATGGTGGTTGATGCTGTTGAGGTCGGCCAGTATGGCGGCACCTGGCACCGTGCCTATAGCGGCCCGGGCGATCGCTGGGGCCCGACCAAGCTGATGGAAGAGCGCGTGCTCAAATACGTACCGGATGCCGAGGGCAACATCTCGCTGGTGCCGGCCTACATCGAAAGCTATTCCGTCAACGACGACTCCACCGAATTCACCTTCACGCTTCTCGACGGCATGAAATGGTCCGACGGTGAGCCGGTGACGACCGAGGATGTCGAGTTCTGGTACAATGACGTCTTCCTCAACAAGGCGCTGACGCCGACCATCGACCCGACCTTTTCACCGGGTGGCGTGCCGATGACGCTGGAGGTCAAGGACGACCGGACCTTCACGATCAAGTTCGCCCAGCCCTATGTCTACTTCCTCAACATCCTGGCCAAGGACTCAACCGGTGAGCCGAGCCTCGACCGCCCGTCCTTCCTGTATCCGAAGCATTATCTGAGCCAGTTCAACGACCATTATGCGAACGCCGACGAACTCGCCAAGGCGGCCGCAGACCATGGTGTCCAGCGCTGGAGCGATCTCTGGGGTTCGAAGGGGCCGATCACCTCGTGGTGGCAGAACCCGGAACTGCCGGTGATCACCGCCTGGAAGATCGAAACGCCGGCGCCGGCCAATGTCGTGACCATGGTGCGCAATCCCTACTACTGGGCGGTCGATCAGGACGGCAACCAGCTTCCCTATATCGATCGCATCGAACATCGCCTGTTCGACGCGGCTGACTCGTTCAACCTGATGATCGTTCAGGGCCAGATCGACATGCAGATGCGCTACGTCAACACCAGCGATTTCACCTTCTACAAGGAAAACGCGGACAAGGGCGGCTACCATGTCGGCACGTCGATCTCGGCAAATGTCTGGTCCTTCGTTCCGAACCTGAATACCACGGACGAGCAGCTCAACCCGCTGTTCAACAATGCCGACTTCCGTCACGCGCTGTCCGTCGGTATCGATCGCGAGACGATCAACGAACTGGGCTTTGCCGGCCTTGGCGAGCCTCGGTCCGTATCGCCGGTTTCCGGCTCGCCGTATTTCAATGCCGACTGGGAGACGCACTGGACCGAATACGATCCGGATCTCGCAAACGAGCTTCTCGACAAGGTCGGCCTTTCCGAACGCGACGCCGACGATTATCGCCTGCTGCCGAACGGCAAGCGCCTGCAGATCGTGGTAGAGGCCTACCAGGACTACGCGGCTCCGATCCTGGAAGTTGCCGCCGACTACTACAAGGATATCGGCATCGAGCTTCTGCCGCGCATTATTGACCGCACGCAGTGGGACGATAACCGCGACAATAACAACTTCCAGATCCAGTACACGCCGGTCGACCGTCTCTCCGTGGTGTCCGCCGATCCGCGCAACATCATGGGCAATGACAGCTACGCCCAGCAGCACTACGTCTGGTATTCGACCGAGGGCGAAAGCGGCATCGAGCCGCCGGCCGACGATCCGATCCGCACCATCTGGTCTGATTGGGACAAGGCTTCCGTCGCAGGGTCCGTTGAAGATGCGGATGCTGCTCTCAACGACATGATCGGCACCTTCGTGGATCAGGGCTATGTCATCGGCCTGGTCGGCGAGGAAAAGGCGCCGATGATCGTCAAGAACGACTTCATGAATGTGCGCAACGACCTGATCCAGGACGATGTCACCCGCGGTGTCGGTTATGCCCAGCCGCAGCAGTTCTGGATCAAGCAGGGCAACTGA